CTTTTATACTTTGAAAGTTACACATAGCATACAGGGTTTGCATGTACCACCAGACTTACCCTCATGCTTTACTTTTAAGAGCTGTTCCCGTCCATCGTGAACAGCTTTTTATTTCAACTGAATAATAACGTTATTTCCTTTTCGATTAAATACCACGTTCTCCGTCTGTTCAAATTTTCGAAGTAAATTCCCGACATCCTCGTACCGTTTCACTTTTCCCGTAAACTCCAGCCGCTTCGCCTCCTCATTCTGGTAAAAGACCTCCAAACCATACCACACGGAAAGAGTTGTCATAATCTCTTCCAACGAGGCTTGCCTGAATTTATAGTACCCGTCTTTCCACGAAGTGTATAACTCGGTATCGACTTCCCTAACACTTGTCAATTTTAGCCCTTTACGGTATTCGAATTGCTCACCCGGAACAATCCGGAATGATTCATCATTACACGTGATTTCAACACTCCCCGTCACGAGCGTCATGGCTATCGACTCCATCCGCTCGTACGCTTTCACGTTAAAAGACGTTCCCAGTACCCGAACGTCCATTTCTCCCGCGTGTACCCTAAAAGGACGCACGCTATCTTTCGCCACTTCAAACCAAGCCTCGCCCTTTAAAAAGACTTCCCTCTGCCCGTCACGAAAAGCTTCCGGGTAACGTAACTCCGAACCGGAATTCAAAAACACCATTGTTCCATCGGATAGAATAACCCGAAATTCCCCACCGACCGGAACTGTCAACACGTTGTAAATATCTTCCCGCACCTCACCTTGCATCACGGAATACACGAGAGTATTACCCTCGTTAGTCACACGCAACGTGGTATCAGCCACGATCACTTCCTTCACATCCCTTTTCAACGGAACCACTTCCCCATGTTTCAATGTAAGCATTACCTGCCCGTTCCCCGGTCTGAACGGTTGCTCCATCGTCCCCTTCTCTCCAAACGGTAGCCCCCACCACGTCAAGGCAATTCCTATCACCAGCAACACTCCCGCAACCGCGGAAATATACGTGTACCATCTGATCTTCCTTTGTTTACCTCGTTCAAGCCGCCTTGCTACCCGTTTATAGGCGACTTCCCGAACAATTCCCCCTCGTTCCCGAATAAATCGCACGGGTTCTTCCAACCGGACCAACAACTGATACTCCCTCTCGTGTTCCTCCCTCCAAACCTTCAAATCTTGTCGCTCTTCGTCCGATAGCGTCTCCCCGGCGACCACTTTGGCTATAGTTCCATAAATTTCATCTTCCATGATCTGCAATATTTCCCATAAAACACCGCAGATTCAAAATCATGTGACAGGAAAAGTGATTTTTTTTCAAAAAAATATCAATCCTATTATTTGATTTACTCAACATATTGAGTAATTTTACTCAAGATATTGAGTAAATTAGTTACCTATGTTTGAAAGAATTCATTTACAGACTATTAAGAAAAGAATTAATGAATCAAGAAAATTCATTCAAGTTATATTAGGCCCCAGACAAGTAGGTAAAACAACCATGATGACACAATTGTTATCACAAATAAATATACCTTACACGTTTGAATCAGCTGATGCGATATCCGCAACCAACTCAACTTGGCTATTACAGGTTTGGGAAACAGCCCGATTGCAAATGAAGGTCAGTAAAACAAATGAATATTTATTAGTCATTGATGAAATCCAAAAAATCAACAATTGGAGTGAAGTAATCAAACAACAATGGGATCAAGATTCCCGAGAACGAACAAACATTAAAGTTATATTACTAGGATCATCACGACTTCTGATACAAAAAGGACTCACAGAATCATTAACAGGAAGATTCGAAACTTTGTATCTAGGACATTGGTCTTATCTCGAAATGCAGGCTGCTTT
The window above is part of the Butyricimonas paravirosa genome. Proteins encoded here:
- a CDS encoding FecR family protein, translated to MEDEIYGTIAKVVAGETLSDEERQDLKVWREEHEREYQLLVRLEEPVRFIRERGGIVREVAYKRVARRLERGKQRKIRWYTYISAVAGVLLVIGIALTWWGLPFGEKGTMEQPFRPGNGQVMLTLKHGEVVPLKRDVKEVIVADTTLRVTNEGNTLVYSVMQGEVREDIYNVLTVPVGGEFRVILSDGTMVFLNSGSELRYPEAFRDGQREVFLKGEAWFEVAKDSVRPFRVHAGEMDVRVLGTSFNVKAYERMESIAMTLVTGSVEITCNDESFRIVPGEQFEYRKGLKLTSVREVDTELYTSWKDGYYKFRQASLEEIMTTLSVWYGLEVFYQNEEAKRLEFTGKVKRYEDVGNLLRKFEQTENVVFNRKGNNVIIQLK